In a genomic window of Leptolyngbya sp. SIO1E4:
- a CDS encoding TetR/AcrR family transcriptional regulator, with protein sequence MEPVVKSSAKSKRSPSTRSSRDPEATKAQILDAAEEEFARYGLAGARTEPIAAKTGVTKAMIHYYFGTKEELYQAVLKRYSASFLTAVETLDVKNLSSEEALKTFLRAAVAHEITHPYQGKVLLHEAMNNEGKYFKLTGWEGPINLGMEALQRGIDEGCFRPLDPWLTMIHIMGVITFYFNAENNLKHVVPTHEFRSPESIEAYTESAIAFVLAGVLKHTTPC encoded by the coding sequence ATGGAACCCGTAGTGAAGTCATCCGCCAAATCAAAGCGATCGCCATCCACCCGATCAAGCCGCGACCCAGAAGCCACCAAAGCGCAAATTCTAGATGCGGCAGAAGAGGAGTTTGCCCGATACGGGTTAGCCGGTGCCCGCACAGAGCCGATCGCGGCCAAGACAGGGGTGACGAAAGCGATGATTCACTACTATTTCGGCACGAAGGAGGAACTATACCAGGCGGTTCTGAAGCGTTATTCTGCCTCTTTTCTGACGGCAGTTGAGACGCTGGATGTCAAAAATTTATCTTCCGAAGAAGCCTTAAAAACGTTTCTGAGAGCGGCGGTTGCCCACGAAATCACCCATCCTTATCAGGGAAAGGTTCTGCTCCATGAAGCAATGAACAACGAGGGAAAATATTTCAAGCTCACAGGGTGGGAAGGGCCTATTAACCTAGGAATGGAAGCTCTGCAAAGGGGCATTGATGAGGGATGTTTCCGTCCGTTAGATCCCTGGTTGACGATGATCCACATCATGGGCGTGATTACCTTCTACTTCAACGCAGAAAATAACCTCAAACACGTTGTCCCCACCCACGAGTTTCGCAGCCCCGAGTCAATTGAAGCCTATACAGAATCTGCGATCGCCTTCGTGTTAGCAGGTGTCTTGAAGCATACAACACCTTGCTAA
- a CDS encoding phycobilisome protein, protein MLQQLEQLCVNTEGRYATDAELMFFQDYLKTARLRFSLYQKIQKLEPKLVQAVLMQLKQAHPDLLVAGGVDMTAKWQRDTIRVLRYAAITLLTDDPDVFKDRMLIWFQTIMKSFKAERSCQETYKVMQAVVKQALTPEEAELFCPFLEMSRTILGNTEY, encoded by the coding sequence ATGCTACAACAACTGGAGCAGCTCTGTGTAAACACAGAGGGAAGATACGCCACAGATGCTGAATTAATGTTCTTCCAGGATTATTTAAAGACAGCACGATTGCGCTTTTCGCTGTATCAAAAGATTCAAAAATTGGAACCCAAGCTGGTTCAAGCAGTATTGATGCAGCTTAAGCAGGCGCACCCTGACCTGTTGGTTGCTGGTGGTGTCGATATGACGGCTAAATGGCAGCGCGATACCATTCGTGTTTTGCGGTACGCCGCAATCACGCTTTTGACCGACGATCCCGATGTCTTTAAAGACAGAATGCTGATCTGGTTCCAAACCATCATGAAATCGTTTAAAGCTGAGCGGAGCTGTCAAGAGACCTATAAGGTCATGCAAGCGGTTGTAAAGCAAGCGCTGACGCCTGAAGAGGCTGAGCTGTTTTGCCCGTTCTTAGAAATGAGCCGAACTATTTTAGGCAATACTGAGTACTAG
- the hetR gene encoding heterocyst differentiation control protein (controls heterocyst differentiation; has protease DNA-binding activity), which produces MLASLKVSSADRILIYLAVSVMKLGGHRYGAFLDAATTAAKFAIYSSYLEQGKNIRKTSFLHHVEPKRVRAIIKEVDAVLAEGRSLTTLSDQEPYYLIGIPYLWQEKYPWEPGKPRLQGHNLTPKEQESLEAQLPADTPPARLLDIFEFLDLIKLLHTKSQAESLPNRRMVLSEALTEHIKFRLLHSGTVIQVDIPFLSIPIFALARNHYAPKGERERVFTMIDDVSRFCKLMQGWVVEKPDVFRALEVFDVDRERKDEALEELDSLLQAWADKYHQDDGHPMILQLAAGTRGPGDA; this is translated from the coding sequence ATGCTTGCGAGTCTCAAAGTAAGTTCGGCAGATCGCATTCTTATCTATCTGGCAGTCAGTGTCATGAAGTTGGGTGGGCACCGCTATGGTGCCTTTCTTGATGCTGCGACCACAGCGGCAAAATTTGCTATCTACTCGTCTTATTTAGAACAAGGTAAAAATATCCGCAAAACCAGTTTCTTACATCATGTAGAACCTAAGCGGGTGCGGGCAATTATTAAGGAAGTCGATGCGGTTCTGGCAGAGGGGCGATCTCTGACAACCTTGAGTGATCAAGAACCCTACTACCTCATCGGTATTCCCTATTTGTGGCAAGAGAAATACCCCTGGGAACCCGGCAAACCTCGTCTACAAGGCCATAATCTAACGCCCAAAGAGCAAGAAAGTCTCGAAGCTCAGCTGCCTGCAGATACCCCCCCTGCCCGCTTACTCGATATTTTTGAATTTCTGGATCTGATCAAGCTTTTACACACAAAATCTCAAGCGGAATCTCTCCCTAATCGGCGAATGGTGCTCAGCGAAGCCCTGACAGAACACATCAAGTTCCGGCTCCTGCACTCCGGCACAGTCATTCAGGTTGATATTCCATTTCTTTCAATTCCAATTTTTGCGCTGGCCCGTAATCACTACGCCCCTAAGGGAGAGCGAGAACGCGTTTTCACCATGATTGATGATGTCTCTCGGTTCTGTAAGCTCATGCAGGGCTGGGTGGTTGAAAAACCCGATGTGTTCCGGGCGCTAGAAGTTTTTGATGTTGATAGGGAGCGCAAAGATGAAGCGCTAGAAGAGTTAGACTCCCTATTGCAAGCTTGGGCCGATAAATATCACCAAGATGATGGTCATCCCATGATTTTACAATTAGCTGCAGGAACCCGAGGCCCTGGTGATGCTTAG
- a CDS encoding phage holin family protein produces MLSILLSGLVTALSLLVVDLIVPGVKLDTVTATALAAASIGVANAFIKPILSTLSVPASLLTFGLFSLIVNGLCFWLSSLFVPGFYVQGVLGFLLGPVVLSFVGTFLGKYMADKYPQLMDSSALTTTDS; encoded by the coding sequence ATGTTATCCATTTTATTGTCTGGGTTAGTAACCGCCCTAAGTCTGTTGGTCGTTGATCTGATTGTTCCAGGCGTCAAGTTAGATACCGTGACGGCTACTGCCCTTGCCGCGGCCTCCATCGGCGTGGCAAATGCCTTTATCAAACCTATTCTGAGCACGCTATCTGTTCCCGCAAGTTTGCTCACATTTGGCCTGTTTTCTTTGATTGTGAACGGCCTGTGCTTTTGGCTCTCGTCTCTGTTTGTTCCCGGATTCTATGTTCAAGGGGTGTTGGGCTTTCTATTAGGACCGGTTGTGTTGTCTTTTGTGGGAACTTTCTTAGGTAAGTACATGGCTGACAAGTATCCTCAGCTCATGGACAGCTCTGCATTGACCACAACAGACAGCTAA
- a CDS encoding LysE family translocator, with protein sequence MPDFSVIVLFLTATGALLLIPGPVVMYTVARSLHQGRQAGFVSTLAVGLGDFSHVLAAALGLSALLASSALAFTVVKYAGAAYLIYLGIRTWLSPDEAPSLTPKNSTRLSRVFFQGLWVSILNPKTALFFLAFFPQFVTPDKGAVSVQIIFLGCLFVGMGFCTNTAYVLAASGLGQFLRSNLRFLRAQRYFTGGVYVSLGLTTALTGSNNSE encoded by the coding sequence ATGCCTGATTTTTCAGTGATTGTCCTTTTTCTAACTGCGACAGGCGCACTATTGCTAATACCAGGGCCGGTGGTCATGTACACCGTTGCTCGCAGCTTACATCAAGGCAGACAGGCCGGGTTTGTCTCAACATTAGCCGTTGGGCTTGGAGATTTCTCCCATGTGTTGGCCGCAGCGCTGGGGCTCTCAGCACTCTTAGCGTCTTCTGCCCTTGCATTTACTGTGGTGAAGTATGCAGGTGCTGCCTATCTTATCTATCTTGGGATTCGCACATGGTTATCGCCAGATGAAGCTCCCAGTCTGACGCCCAAAAATTCAACCAGGCTGAGTCGTGTTTTCTTTCAAGGTCTTTGGGTCAGTATTTTGAACCCTAAAACAGCCTTATTTTTTCTGGCGTTCTTTCCCCAATTTGTCACCCCTGATAAAGGAGCTGTCTCTGTACAAATCATCTTTTTAGGCTGCCTCTTTGTGGGGATGGGGTTCTGCACAAATACGGCCTACGTCCTTGCGGCAAGTGGGCTGGGGCAGTTTCTCAGAAGCAATCTGCGGTTTCTCCGAGCCCAACGGTACTTCACAGGAGGGGTCTATGTATCGCTGGGGCTCACTACAGCGCTAACAGGTTCAAACAATAGCGAATAG
- a CDS encoding 4-vinyl reductase yields the protein MISIADLLTDDHLPSNYFANDVYVRGILELGILENRQGSRLLALPDALLKAIVLGLNNETGQATPFVLRSCGLWWGKNFYARFCEELSKYHHTSIADLSMIEFLQALQECWRTHGWGNLHLNTDYHNQGFLVIEVQNSPFTAHLIQPDQPSGALESGVLQVFFSQLTGRDLACVQTSCESLGADRNRFVLGLESRLQSVEALVQEGKPHDAILKILTQ from the coding sequence ATGATTTCTATCGCTGACCTCCTGACCGACGATCACCTGCCCAGTAACTACTTCGCGAACGACGTGTACGTACGCGGTATCCTTGAGCTAGGGATCTTAGAGAACCGTCAGGGGAGTCGTCTTCTAGCTCTCCCAGATGCTTTGCTGAAGGCGATTGTTTTGGGGCTAAACAACGAAACCGGGCAGGCTACCCCCTTTGTGTTGCGGAGCTGCGGGCTCTGGTGGGGGAAGAACTTCTATGCTCGCTTCTGCGAGGAGTTAAGTAAATATCACCACACGTCGATCGCAGACCTCTCAATGATAGAGTTTTTGCAAGCGCTCCAAGAATGCTGGCGCACTCATGGGTGGGGCAACTTGCACTTGAATACGGATTATCATAACCAGGGGTTCCTCGTGATTGAGGTTCAGAACTCCCCGTTCACGGCCCATCTGATTCAACCTGACCAGCCCTCTGGCGCCTTAGAGTCTGGGGTTTTGCAAGTGTTCTTTAGCCAATTGACCGGGCGTGACTTGGCCTGTGTACAAACGAGCTGTGAGTCCCTTGGGGCTGATCGTAATCGCTTTGTATTGGGACTAGAGAGCCGTCTGCAGTCCGTTGAAGCATTGGTCCAAGAAGGGAAGCCCCATGACGCTATTCTGAAGATACTGACTCAATAA
- a CDS encoding VOC family protein, whose amino-acid sequence MFDHIVFGTSDYEASKTFFLKALKPIGIEVVSEGPLGIELSSDGKSSLFIRRVEETPAHLHLAFVAQNREQVDDFYRASLEAGAKDNGAPGIRPEYSGTYYAAFVIGPDGHNIEVVCHEA is encoded by the coding sequence GTGTTTGATCACATAGTCTTTGGCACCAGCGACTATGAGGCTAGCAAAACGTTCTTTCTCAAAGCCTTGAAACCAATCGGCATAGAAGTCGTTTCAGAGGGGCCGCTCGGGATTGAGCTTAGCTCTGATGGCAAGTCGTCACTGTTTATCCGTCGAGTCGAGGAAACACCCGCACACCTTCATCTGGCATTCGTTGCGCAAAATCGCGAGCAGGTTGATGACTTTTATCGTGCATCGCTCGAAGCCGGAGCAAAAGACAATGGTGCGCCGGGCATACGCCCGGAATATAGTGGAACGTATTACGCCGCTTTCGTTATTGGACCAGATGGTCATAACATTGAAGTCGTGTGTCACGAAGCCTAG
- a CDS encoding 4-vinyl reductase, with translation MATSLVNTSHHLRDRYPKKHNHYSFRDFFQFNPNAGSVVDWNGSRNVFTSEDFIIGLLEGLEEEVGEASATIMYSIGLEWGKYDSLFFETWFEKEFGMSARNANLMFLLETWWWPFTSQGWGRWEVDMSDRKQGFMFINVFDSAVARTLGDVGKPVCHIYAGLFAGFFTEMVRKQLSCIEIQCYSMGETYCKFLLGGKERIDAAAFWMNEGATARDIERRLRAGEGGA, from the coding sequence ATGGCTACATCTTTGGTAAACACCTCTCATCATTTGCGCGATCGCTATCCCAAGAAGCATAACCACTATAGTTTTCGGGACTTTTTCCAGTTCAACCCGAATGCGGGTAGCGTGGTTGATTGGAATGGCAGTCGCAACGTATTTACGAGCGAAGACTTTATTATTGGCCTGCTGGAAGGCCTGGAAGAGGAGGTTGGAGAAGCCTCTGCGACCATCATGTACTCCATTGGTTTGGAATGGGGCAAGTACGACTCATTGTTCTTCGAAACCTGGTTTGAGAAAGAATTTGGCATGAGCGCCCGCAACGCTAATCTGATGTTTCTCCTGGAAACCTGGTGGTGGCCATTTACCTCCCAAGGTTGGGGGCGTTGGGAAGTGGACATGAGCGATCGCAAGCAGGGATTCATGTTTATCAACGTGTTTGATTCTGCGGTGGCCCGTACCCTGGGGGATGTTGGTAAACCCGTTTGCCATATTTATGCGGGGCTCTTTGCAGGATTCTTCACCGAAATGGTTCGGAAGCAGCTGAGCTGTATCGAAATTCAGTGCTATTCCATGGGCGAAACCTACTGCAAGTTTTTGCTAGGGGGCAAAGAGCGCATTGATGCTGCGGCCTTTTGGATGAATGAGGGCGCCACTGCTCGTGACATTGAGCGACGGCTGCGAGCTGGGGAGGGAGGCGCATGA
- a CDS encoding S9 family peptidase has product MTALAQETWQEPPEPIASMLDTPWYPAVRISPNHQWLVRLERPTLPPLAELARPRLQLAGLQLDPATRSPAMAYAFKGIEVQQIESGERRPVELPDHDGIRNFQWSPEGNYLAFTLNQPNGIELWVIDMAEGTARRLTAPVLNNTYGAPCRWISETAGLLCKQVPPEQAEPPPLASVPQGPRVEQNLGRTAPVRTYTNLLASPDDEALFEYYLTSVLVQVNLAGDRTPLSEPQLIASAVPSPDGEWTLLTTLQRPFSYQVPARLFPKQVSVLDQRGQEVYRVDDLPLADDIPVTFDSVRTGRRIVQWRSDRPATLYWVEALDEGDASQETASRDAVSQLAAPFTEDPEPLWTTELRYGQILWGHDTLALGVENWYDSRRVRVWQLNPADPSVAPVLLEDRDFQDRYNDPGQPVTMPGPYHRQVLMFSPDGTSLYLRGQGASPEGVYPFLDRWDLTTQEKTRLWQAADPYYESVTRLLDNQGMRLITRRESPQETPNYWLRDLTTDQATALTDFADPRPWYQDVQPEVIRYQRADGVTLSATLYLPPGYDPAAEGPLPTVLWAYPREYKSREAAGQVTTAENAFRRPYAYTPLFLLTQGYVVVMGPTMPIIGEGDKEPNDTYVQQLTQSAEAVVDYLVTRGVSQRGQIAISGHSYGAFTVGNLLAHTDLFSAGIANSGAYNRTLTPFGFQGEQRTFWEGQETYLQMSPFTHAAQINEPLLLIHGGNDENTGTFPLQSERLYGAMKGLGGTVRWVELPLEGHLYESREAIGHVLWEMTHWLDQYVKTPEESP; this is encoded by the coding sequence ATGACAGCCCTGGCTCAAGAGACCTGGCAAGAGCCCCCTGAACCCATTGCCTCTATGCTGGATACGCCTTGGTATCCCGCCGTCAGAATCTCCCCCAATCACCAATGGTTGGTGCGGCTAGAGCGCCCGACCCTACCCCCTTTGGCAGAACTGGCGCGGCCACGGCTGCAGCTAGCGGGCCTACAGCTCGATCCGGCAACCCGCAGCCCGGCTATGGCCTATGCCTTTAAGGGCATCGAGGTGCAGCAAATTGAAAGCGGGGAACGTCGACCCGTTGAACTGCCAGACCACGACGGTATTCGGAACTTTCAGTGGTCACCTGAGGGCAATTATTTAGCCTTTACCCTCAATCAGCCCAACGGCATTGAGCTTTGGGTGATAGATATGGCGGAGGGAACAGCACGGCGCCTCACCGCCCCGGTGCTGAATAACACCTACGGAGCCCCCTGCCGCTGGATTTCTGAAACCGCAGGGCTGCTGTGTAAGCAGGTGCCGCCTGAGCAGGCGGAGCCGCCCCCACTCGCCTCTGTGCCCCAGGGGCCTCGGGTAGAGCAAAACCTGGGCCGAACCGCCCCTGTCAGAACGTACACTAACCTGTTGGCCAGTCCAGACGATGAAGCGTTATTTGAGTATTATCTGACTTCGGTGCTGGTGCAGGTCAATTTGGCGGGCGATCGCACCCCCCTGAGCGAGCCACAACTGATCGCCTCAGCCGTCCCTTCTCCCGATGGCGAATGGACTTTGCTGACGACCCTCCAGCGTCCTTTCTCCTACCAGGTACCGGCGCGGCTGTTTCCCAAGCAAGTTTCAGTCCTCGATCAGCGCGGACAAGAAGTTTATCGGGTAGACGATCTGCCCCTGGCGGATGATATTCCGGTCACCTTTGATTCGGTGAGGACAGGTCGCCGCATTGTGCAGTGGCGCAGCGATCGCCCAGCTACCCTTTACTGGGTTGAAGCGCTCGATGAGGGAGATGCCAGCCAAGAAACCGCTTCCCGAGATGCTGTCTCCCAGCTAGCTGCTCCCTTCACGGAAGATCCCGAGCCCCTTTGGACAACTGAACTCCGCTATGGCCAAATTTTGTGGGGCCACGATACCCTCGCCCTGGGGGTAGAAAACTGGTACGACAGCCGTCGTGTTCGGGTATGGCAGTTAAACCCAGCTGATCCCAGTGTTGCCCCTGTGCTGCTGGAGGATCGCGACTTCCAAGACCGGTACAATGACCCGGGGCAACCCGTCACTATGCCAGGCCCCTATCATCGGCAGGTGTTGATGTTCTCCCCCGATGGCACCAGCCTGTATCTCAGGGGCCAGGGGGCTTCCCCCGAAGGCGTGTATCCCTTTTTGGATCGCTGGGATCTAACCACTCAAGAGAAAACACGGCTGTGGCAAGCAGCGGATCCCTACTACGAATCTGTCACTCGCCTACTGGATAACCAGGGGATGCGTCTGATTACCCGCCGTGAATCGCCCCAAGAAACGCCCAATTACTGGCTGCGGGATTTAACCACAGATCAGGCCACAGCCTTAACTGATTTTGCCGATCCGCGCCCTTGGTATCAGGACGTGCAGCCAGAGGTCATCCGCTATCAGCGGGCTGATGGCGTTACCCTTTCTGCCACCTTATATCTGCCACCGGGCTATGATCCCGCTGCAGAAGGGCCACTGCCAACCGTGCTGTGGGCCTATCCACGGGAATATAAAAGCCGAGAGGCGGCTGGTCAAGTGACCACCGCCGAAAATGCCTTTCGTCGTCCCTACGCCTATACCCCCTTGTTTTTGCTGACCCAGGGCTATGTCGTGGTGATGGGGCCAACCATGCCCATCATTGGCGAAGGGGATAAAGAACCCAACGATACTTATGTTCAGCAGCTGACCCAAAGCGCCGAAGCCGTGGTGGACTATCTGGTCACACGGGGGGTTAGCCAGCGTGGGCAAATCGCGATCTCCGGGCATTCCTACGGAGCCTTTACCGTGGGCAATCTCCTGGCTCATACTGACCTGTTCAGCGCCGGGATCGCTAACAGCGGAGCCTATAATCGGACACTCACCCCCTTTGGCTTTCAGGGAGAACAGCGAACCTTTTGGGAAGGTCAAGAGACCTACCTACAGATGTCGCCATTTACCCATGCCGCTCAAATTAATGAACCTCTGCTGCTGATTCACGGCGGTAATGATGAAAATACAGGCACGTTTCCCCTGCAAAGTGAGCGCTTGTATGGGGCAATGAAGGGGTTGGGAGGCACCGTTCGGTGGGTTGAACTCCCCCTGGAGGGGCATCTATACGAATCTAGAGAAGCGATCGGGCATGTGTTGTGGGAAATGACCCATTGGCTTGATCAGTACGTCAAAACCCCAGAGGAGTCTCCATAA
- a CDS encoding NAD-dependent epimerase/dehydratase family protein has translation MSVASSISSQLASTTPSTHKDIILLTGATGYIGSVVAERLLADGYQVRGLVRSAKSAQKAARRGVEPWLGNLSDAESITKAMDGVAAVIHTAALGGPEPGQSFEQAVAAAVKTLELLRSLTAKHGIRLISTSGASLYGDTGENLVNESSPTQVPPFLQPLTDIETQLIETPHVHIVRNSMVYGRAGGSGILSVIQSLQSRGRAAFVNEGVQLSFVHVDDLAELYVRLLQQPDAPSLVLAVSQIVSAKDFTAAAAVAAGVDEQFDQLSPQEAVADFGDMGPYLARNMRISGALALEALDWRPSSPSLLQELRTGSYQYATL, from the coding sequence ATGTCAGTTGCTTCGTCAATTTCTTCTCAACTTGCGTCCACGACTCCGAGTACTCATAAGGACATCATCCTCTTGACAGGGGCTACAGGCTACATTGGCTCTGTTGTGGCAGAGCGTTTACTAGCTGATGGATATCAGGTACGCGGATTGGTGCGCTCAGCAAAATCGGCGCAAAAAGCGGCGAGACGAGGTGTTGAACCCTGGTTGGGTAATTTATCTGATGCTGAATCGATCACCAAGGCCATGGATGGGGTCGCTGCTGTTATTCACACAGCAGCGCTGGGGGGGCCTGAGCCAGGCCAGAGTTTTGAGCAAGCTGTTGCAGCAGCTGTTAAGACTTTAGAATTGCTGCGATCGCTAACAGCAAAGCACGGTATCCGCTTAATTTCAACCAGTGGTGCATCACTCTACGGGGATACAGGGGAGAATCTCGTCAACGAATCTTCTCCCACACAAGTTCCACCTTTCTTACAGCCTCTGACCGACATCGAAACCCAGTTGATTGAAACGCCACACGTTCACATAGTGCGCAATTCTATGGTTTACGGACGTGCTGGTGGCAGTGGCATTCTATCGGTCATTCAGAGTCTCCAATCCCGAGGTCGGGCAGCATTTGTCAATGAAGGTGTCCAGTTATCGTTTGTCCATGTGGATGATTTGGCCGAGCTTTATGTACGCTTGCTACAACAGCCCGATGCCCCATCACTTGTTTTAGCTGTTAGTCAAATTGTCTCTGCCAAAGACTTTACGGCAGCAGCGGCAGTGGCTGCAGGCGTCGATGAGCAATTTGACCAGCTCTCTCCCCAAGAGGCTGTAGCCGATTTTGGTGACATGGGGCCATATCTAGCTCGCAACATGCGTATTTCAGGGGCTTTGGCACTGGAAGCACTTGACTGGAGGCCCTCAAGTCCTTCCTTACTCCAGGAGTTGCGAACGGGTTCATATCAATATGCCACCCTCTAG
- the psbA gene encoding photosystem II q(b) protein, with amino-acid sequence MTTTLQMRESATLWEQFCQWVTSTENRLYIGWFGVLMIPTLLAATACYVIAFVAAPPVDIDGIREPVAGSLMYGNNIISGAVVPSSNAIGLHFYPIWEAASLDEWLYNGGPYQFVIFHFLVGVFCYMGREWELSYRLGMRPWICVAYSAPVAAASAVFLIYPLGQGSFSDGMPLGISGTFNFMLVFQAEHNILMHPFHMLGVAGVFGGALFSAMHGSLVTSTLVRETTENESQNYGYKFGQEEETYNIVAAHGYFGRLIGRMNEVVLGTQANSRSLHFLLAAWPVIGIWFTALGISTMAFNLNGFNFNQSVLDAQGRVIATWADVINRANLGMEVMHERNAHNFPLDLAAGEIVPSTIAAPTSVS; translated from the coding sequence ATGACCACAACTCTACAGATGCGCGAAAGCGCCACCCTGTGGGAGCAGTTTTGTCAGTGGGTGACCAGCACCGAAAACCGCCTCTACATCGGCTGGTTCGGCGTGCTGATGATCCCCACCCTGCTGGCAGCCACTGCTTGCTACGTGATTGCTTTCGTAGCAGCTCCCCCCGTCGACATCGACGGCATCCGTGAGCCCGTTGCAGGCTCCTTGATGTACGGCAACAACATCATCTCCGGTGCCGTTGTGCCTTCCTCCAACGCCATTGGTCTGCACTTCTACCCCATCTGGGAAGCCGCTTCCCTCGATGAGTGGTTGTACAACGGTGGTCCCTACCAGTTCGTGATCTTCCACTTCCTGGTTGGCGTCTTCTGCTACATGGGTCGTGAGTGGGAGCTTTCCTACCGTCTCGGCATGCGTCCTTGGATCTGTGTCGCATACTCCGCCCCCGTGGCAGCAGCTTCTGCTGTGTTCTTGATCTATCCCTTGGGTCAGGGTTCCTTCTCTGACGGCATGCCGCTGGGCATCTCCGGCACCTTCAACTTCATGTTGGTGTTCCAGGCAGAGCACAACATTCTGATGCACCCCTTTCATATGCTGGGGGTTGCCGGGGTGTTTGGTGGGGCGCTATTTAGTGCCATGCATGGCTCTTTGGTGACTTCTACCCTGGTGCGTGAGACCACCGAGAACGAGTCTCAGAACTATGGTTACAAGTTCGGCCAAGAAGAAGAGACCTACAACATCGTGGCCGCCCACGGTTACTTTGGTCGTTTGATCGGGCGCATGAATGAGGTGGTGCTGGGCACCCAAGCCAACAGTCGGTCTCTCCACTTCTTGTTGGCCGCGTGGCCGGTGATCGGCATCTGGTTCACTGCTCTGGGCATCAGCACCATGGCGTTCAACCTGAACGGATTCAACTTTAACCAGTCCGTTCTAGATGCCCAGGGTCGTGTGATTGCCACCTGGGCTGACGTGATCAACCGCGCCAACCTAGGCATGGAAGTGATGCATGAGCGTAATGCTCACAACTTCCCGCTTGATCTGGCAGCGGGTGAAATCGTTCCCTCAACCATAGCTGCACCAACATCCGTGAGTTAA
- a CDS encoding tetratricopeptide repeat protein, whose protein sequence is MTKDFFVSYTSADRNWATRKQLLGKEHPDLANTLFDMGALQYKQGQLESAQSLLLEALPIYEAKLGSDHPETQNLWSWFDRVQTALDGTAKVVMVQTALDNAAEGA, encoded by the coding sequence GTGACTAAGGACTTCTTCGTCAGCTACACCAGTGCCGATCGCAACTGGGCAACGAGAAAGCAGCTGTTAGGAAAGGAGCATCCCGATTTGGCAAATACTCTATTCGACATGGGAGCACTGCAGTACAAGCAGGGGCAATTAGAATCGGCACAGTCCCTACTTCTAGAGGCATTGCCCATTTACGAAGCCAAATTAGGCTCCGATCATCCCGAGACTCAAAACCTATGGAGTTGGTTTGATAGGGTGCAGACTGCGTTGGATGGTACTGCCAAAGTCGTCATGGTGCAGACTGCGTTGGATAATGCAGCTGAAGGAGCCTGA
- a CDS encoding AhpC/TSA family protein, giving the protein MSSLKLSPAKPFPQITLARFGGGKVVLGKSSGPDSWQLVVAYRGKHCPLCTDYLMELNQLFPELEALNVDVVAVSADPEEKATIQLTKVNPKFDVGYDLSVEQMQALGLYISYPRSPEEHDRPFAEPGLFVINSEGAVQIVDISNAPFTRPDLKTVIMGLKFLRDPANNYPVRGTYQ; this is encoded by the coding sequence ATGTCATCTCTGAAACTCTCGCCAGCTAAGCCATTTCCTCAAATAACCTTGGCGAGATTTGGCGGCGGTAAAGTTGTTCTCGGTAAGTCTTCTGGCCCTGATTCCTGGCAACTTGTTGTGGCCTACCGAGGCAAGCATTGTCCCCTATGTACGGACTATCTGATGGAACTGAATCAGCTGTTTCCGGAGCTGGAGGCTCTGAATGTGGATGTGGTGGCCGTGTCTGCTGACCCTGAAGAAAAAGCAACGATTCAGCTGACTAAGGTCAATCCAAAATTTGATGTTGGCTACGATCTGTCCGTGGAGCAGATGCAAGCACTCGGGCTTTATATCTCCTATCCCCGCTCTCCAGAAGAGCACGATCGCCCCTTTGCAGAACCTGGGCTGTTTGTGATCAACTCAGAGGGTGCTGTTCAAATTGTTGACATTTCCAATGCCCCCTTTACTCGGCCCGATCTCAAGACTGTGATCATGGGGCTGAAATTTCTTCGCGATCCGGCAAACAATTATCCGGTTCGCGGCACCTATCAATAA